The genomic DNA ATCGGCCAGTTCTGCGATGTGAGGAAACATATCGGAAATCATCAAACCGGACTTTCCGCGAGGCTTGAACTCCCAGTCCTGTTGACGCAGCAGCCCCATTTTGCCGAAGAAGAGATCGGGCTGCTCATCGGTTTGCAGAGACTTGCCGTGAAACTTTTTGAGTTCCGATTTGTAGTCGAACGAATCGACATGGCTCATCCCGCCAACAAGGCAAATATGAATCGCTCGCTTGGCTTTCGGTTGTAACTTACTGTCTTTCAAAGCAGCTAAGGTCGATTCTCGACTGAGAAGCGTCGCCAACGCAGTCGCACCAAGGCCATTCATGCCCCAGTTAAAAAACTCACGGCGCGTCTGCAAATTAAAATTATTCACCATTCAGTCAATCCTCACAAATTCATTGAGATTGAACAAACCACGACACAAAGCGGACAGCCCATGGTTATTCACCAATTGCTTTGACAATTCGAGTTCCCTGGAATTCGGCTCTCTGGAAACCGCCAACTGCCAGGCATGTACGACTTGAGCGTCAACGTTTTCGCCGGCTTCACTTTCAACACGCTCCGCGAAATAGTCGGCCATTCTCAAGACAAACACATTGTTCATCAGACTCAACGATTGCAACGGCGTCGTTGTCACTGTGCGGCGGGGAGCAGTCGCAGAGGGATCGGGACAATCGAACGTATCGAGCAGTGCACTTCGTCCGCCACGAGGATTGAATCGATAGATGGTTCGCCGCCAGAATTCTGGACCATCAACATCAATCGGTTCGTAATAAGTTGTCCCACTATTCAATGTGACGGAAACATCCTTAAAACTCGGCCCCCCCTGCTCGGCTGACAACTTTCCAGAGACAGACAAAATCGCATCCCGCAGAATTTCCGCTTCCAACCGTCGAGAATTGCCACGCCACAACAATCGATTACCGGAATCAATCTTTTTGGCCTGCTCCCATTCTGTCAGACTCTTTCCGTAAGTCGCCTGACGATATGTGCTCGAGGTCACAATCAATCGATGTAACCACTTGAGACGATATCCATTCTGCTGAAACTGCAATGCCAGGTATTCGAGCAACTCCGGATGCGAGGGGCGGCCTCCGTTGAATCCGAAGTCATTCGGAGTATCGACGATGCCCGTTCCAAAGTAATAATGCCAGACCCGATTGACAATCACCCGTGCAAACAAAGGATTCGCAGGATTGGTAATCCATGCGGCCAATTTCCGACGTCGCTCAGCTTCCGGGGCATCTGGTGGTAGGTCAAACGAACCCGACAATGCAGGAATTGCTTCCGTCGCTGCTGGCGAAACGACCTCCCCCTCATTGGCAGGGTCTCCACGCAAGTAGACTTTCGTAACTTCACCCTTGCGAGGAGTCAACGTGTAGATTTTCTGGTTGGTAATTTTTAACTGTTGATCGCGTTCATGAGTCAATTCCGCGATTTTAGATTTAAGTTGGATACGACGTTGGCGTTGAACTTCATTCAGCCAGTCAACAATTTGCGTCTCTGAGACATAATCAATAGCCCTGCCCGCGGAGGCAGCAACCTCCTCTGCAGTGAGTGCCCGATTATAAAAAGCGGCGCGATGAATCTTACCTTTCAGATAGCGATTTCCTTCTGGTGGCTTGTGCCTTAATCCGAAGAGGATTTCCGTCTCGTCAGCAGCATACTTCTGAAGCGGCGATTTTCTGATCGGTTGTCCATAAGGCATTCCGTCGCGATATCCAATGATTGTGCCATCTTCCTGATACACAATGGCTATGTGTACTGCTCGATTGTCGGCCTCGGTTTCCTGCGTTCCCCTAAACGATTCCGTTCGAGCAAAATTATTACTGCCCGACATCCAATGGCCAGATTGCTGTTCGCCGAAAACGATCGCATCGAACAGACTGCCATCTCGCTTTTCAATCGACATCGCACCTCCGCCCCGTTGATCGAGACTGGCGAGTTGAACCCAGACTTCCAGAGTTTTCTCAGAAATATTCTGAGAGATCGACTCCGTTTTCACATAACTGCTTCCATCCAGGACCAGTGCTCCCTCTTTGAGCTGAACTTGCCCAACAGCCTCGCCATCGAGAGAGCCAACGGAGTCCAGTAAGTTTCCGTCAAACTCCCAACGAGCATAAGGAGCTGGCGTTTCTGGAATAAAATCGTTGTTCGTTTCACGTTCCTTCAGGATTTCAAGACGTGCTATCTCGTCAATTTGTGATAATTCTGACTTCACAGCCGACAGTTTCTGCTCAATCTCCGCCAGTATTTTTCGTTCGCCTGGAATCGATTCAACACGTTCACCATAACCGAGCCCGGAAATAGCCGAAGCAAACTGATAGTACTCTTTCTGTGTAACGGGATCGAATTTGTGGTCGTGACAACGGGCACAGTTGATCGTAAGTCCTAAAAAAGTCTGACCGACAGTCGCCAGAACTTCTTCAATTTCGTCGTGCCTGGCAAGTAACTTCATCCGCTTGCTGCCACCCACTACCGTGTTATGCACACCCGCAACCCAGAACCCAGTCGAAGCGGCTCCTTCGATATTCCCCTGCTCCAAATCGCCAATTAATTGCCTTCTGACAAATTCATCGTAAGGCATGTCGGCATTCAGAGAGTCGATCACCCAGTCACGATAATGCCAGGCATTCTCCCGCTGAAAGTTTCTTTCAAATCCATCGCTTTCTCCAAAGCGAACGACATCCAGCCAGTGCCGTCCCCAGCGTTCGCCATAGTAGGTGGAATTCAATAATTCCGTAACCATTTGCTGGTACGCTTCCTCAGAAGGATCTGCAATAAAATCGGCCACTTGCTCTGGAGTCGGCGGCAAACCGATCAGGTCGAAATAGAGCCGACGAATCAGAGTTCGAGCATCCGCTTCCGGCGAGGGTGTCAAACTCGACTGCTCCAATCTCTTCATAACAAACGAATCAATCGCACCGTGGATCCACTCCTGTTGATCTACTTCTGGCGGATTCACCTCCCGCAATGGTTGCAACGACCACCAGTCGCGACCAGCTCGTGTTGCAGTCGATTTTCCCAACGGATCGATCACGCCAGCAGGCCACTCCGCTCCCTGCTCAATCCAGACTTTCAGTAAGCGCTTCTCATCATCAGACAGGGGATGCTTCGGCGGCATTTCATCGGCCTGAACGCGTTCCCACAATAAACTGCCTTCAGAATCTCCAGCAAGAATTGCTTTGCCACTCTCTCCACCGGTGAAGGCAAGCTTAGCTTCAGTGAGAGTCAAACCTCCCTCAGGCTCGACAGCATTGTGACATTCCAGACAATGAGAAACAAAGAGAGGAGCGATCTGCTTTTCGAAGTCGATATTCTCTGAAGCGGCAGCATATTCACAAATAGGTGATGACGAGAGAATCCCAAAGCAAAGAGAAATCCAGCCTAGATTTTGGATGATTCGGTTTCTCAATACAAAATCTCCTGAAATCGAAATTCCATCAAACTCAATGAGTAAAGATGGAACCATAAAAGTCGCAGAGCGGATTTATTCCTCCCCCGATGGTAGCATTCGATCACATAAGTTTCCATGCATTTGTCATGCTGATTGTTGAAGTTTGCATACTGCCAATGACTTCTGTGAGTACAAAATCTCGTTGCAAATCTGTAATAATGACATAACATCAACTAAATTTGATCGATCAAATTACTTCGACTCTGTTCATCCTGATTCTGGATGAATTCCCTTATTCCCAAGCGCAAGGACAATCGATATGGCAACCGCGACGAAAGACATTCAGGCTTACACCGCAGCTGCGTTTACTCCGCCGCAGAAGTTTTCACAATTCTGTCAGAACGGTGGAAAACCGCTTGGTGGAATTATTGACGGCAAATCAGTCCCAGGTTCCATGAATGCCACCTTCGAATCGACCGATCCTGGATCTCAGGAGATCCTCGCTCGTATTTGTGAAATGGGAGAAGCGGAAGTTTCCATGGCTGTTGATGCGGCGACGAAAGCCTTTCATGGCGATGGTGTTCAAGGCTGGAAAAGTGTTGATGTCGAAGAACGAATTGAACTGGTCAATAAACTGGTCGAACTCTGCGAGCGGGATCGTGACGTGTTCCTCGCCTGCGAAATTCTCGATGGCGGAAAAGTCTCTGAGTTAGCCGAAGGTGATTTCGGTCAGATTCGTGCCTGTGCCGAATACTTTGTCGATATCGCCCGCAAAATTCCGATGGGCGATGGTCCGAGCATGCAGGTCTCACCCGGTGTTGAAGGTTTCACTTATCGCGAACCCTGGGGAGTTGTCGCAGGAATCATTCCCTGGAATTATCCAATTGTCCTCACTTCATGGTTCATGTTCCCGGCTCTACTTTCCGGAAACACAATTCTGATCAAACCAGCCGAAGACACTCCGCTCTCTGCTCTCTACATCGGCAAACTGGCAGAAGAGGCCGGTTTTCCACCCGGCGTGATTAATGTGTTGCCCGGTCGCGGCGAAATCACCGGCCAATGCATCGCGGAAAATCCGGGGGTTCGATACATCTCCTTCACCGGTTCTCCGGGCGTTGGTCAGGCGATTCTGCGAACCTGCGATCGTCACGGCACCCGCATGAAACGCGAAATGGGCGGCAATGGTTCCGCTATCGTGCTGGGCGATGCCGATCCCGAAGTGGTCGCCCGCATGGTCGGCAAGTACACCAATCAGCATTTCGGGCAGACCTGCTGCACGATTCATCGCGTTTTTGTCGATAACAAAATTGCAGACGACTTCATCGACGCTCAACGCGAGTTTATGGAAAACCTCAAAATCGGTTATCAGGCCGATGCCGGGACTCAATTGGGAGCCGTCGTGAATACCACTCAGAAACGACGCATCCTCCAAGCTCAGAAAGAAGCAGGCTGGCGTGGCGGTCAGGCAATTCTTGCCGGCGGTGTCGCAGAAGTGAGCGGCAAACAGGGGAACTACATCAAACCTGCCCTTTACAAAACCGCTCCCGGTGTCGATTGCAATCCGCAGGAAGTCTTTCACACGTTCGCCACCATTTGTCCTGTTTCCTCAGCTGAGGAAGCGTTGCAGTTGGCGAACAGTTCGCCATACGGATTGGGAGCCAGCGTATGGACTAAAGATATCGAAAAGGGAATTGCCCTCGCCAAGCAGTTCCGCGATGGAACCTGTCAGGTGAACTGTCACAACTCCATCGCTTATGGACTCCCCTACGGCGGTCAGGGAATTTCCGGCGGTCCGGGAGCAGGCGTGAATTGTGAAGAGACTTTCCTGGATTACACGCAGGTGAAAGCCGTTTATGTGGCTGAGTATCCTGGTTAAGATCCCTTAAAAAAATACGGGTGGCTTGGTGACCTCGATGAGGATCCCCTGCCACCCGTTTTTTATTGAGTCGAAAGTTAAGCTGAAAATCTATTCAACGAGATCTCCGAGAATTAAAATCTGTCCGACACGGACATTGGTCCCTTGAAACTTCGGAGCTTTCAATTCGACTTCCGGATCCTTCAAGCGAAACGCAACCGGCTGCCGATCGGGCTGTTCCTCATCAACCTTGACAATCACTGTATGCACTTCATCGGAATCTAAACCACTGGCAACGGAAAGCGTCGCAATTCGATGATAGGTGCAGTAACTGTCAAACCGTGCCACAGGTTTGTCGCGTTGATTTCCATCGACCGTAATCCAGACCTGCCCACCATCGGGGCCGAGGAGATCGTAAAGCTTGGCGGTCGAGCCTCGAAATTTGAAGGTTAATGTGCTGCCAGGAGTTTTTGTTTCCCAGAGCGTGCCCATTCGTTTTCCAAAACGTCTGGCGAGTGACGCATCGTCCGGTAACTGCTTCCATTCCGGTGAGAGCATGCTCTGCTCAATCGGAACCATTTTCGCAGCCTGCCAGTGATCGTCCACAAAAGTGGTACTCAACTTGGGTTGATGATCCTTAGGCGTGGATGTTTTCTCCATTTGCGAAACAGCATCTGCGACAATCTCCGAATAAATCTGATGCCCTTCATCCAAAGGATGCACGCCATCGGAAGAGAATCGCACTACGCCTGCTTTCGTTGGCTGATCACTCTTGAAAATAAGCTTCCCGGCCTGTTCCAGTTCGACGATTTTCATCGCGAAGTTGATTGAAGGAATTCCATAGCGATCGGCCAGCATTTCCATTGCTGAAATCGATTGCGGGCATTCCCCTTTTCGAAGCGGTTCTTCAAATCCGGTTCGGAATGTATAAACAAAGCAGATATCGATGCGGGAATTCTGAGCCCAGGTTTGTCGGACAATCCCTTCCATCGCCTGCCAGATTCGTTGCGGAGAAGCTCCGCCATCGTTGACTGCAAACTCGACAAATAACAGATCCGGCTTGTATTTCAGAGCATCTCGCTGCAGACGAAATACGCCCAGATCGCTTCCTGTCCCGCCAATAGCCGCATGAATTTCTTCGACTTCGGCATCAGGAAATTCATTGGCAAACCACTCGCGGGTTTTCACTCGCCAGCCATTGGCAGCGGTAATCGAACCTCCCAGATAAGCAATCTTAACCGGCTGCCCATCCTTCAATTTGGCAAGCACGTTGCCCAAGCCATCGCGAGGTTGAATCAGCTTTGGTTTGACAGCCGCATATTCAGGAGCGGCCTGCAGAGTTGTATTCAAACTGGTGAAAACAAAGCCGACTGCGAGCGAGAAAATTGCCAGCCTGCATAAATTCAGTTTCGTCGAGATCATAAAAAATCCTGTCCTGCAAAGTCCAACATGAGTGTTCACTCAGTTTACTAGGTCCATGACAGGAATTGAATTGATTCCCGTGCCAATTACTCGCCGACGCAATAAAGATATTTATCGGAACGCAGAAAAAGATCGCCATTACTGATGGCCGGTGTCGCATTAAACGTTTCATCATCCTCCGTCACGCGATTGACCGCCAAGGGCTCATAGGTGTCGCTCGCTTTCATGACGTAGGTGAGTCCGTTCGCAGCCACATAATAAATTTTCCCATCCGCCAGGACTGGTGAAGAATAATCAGCACCGCGTCCACGACCTCCTCCAAAGCCGAAGGAAGATTCTTCTGCCACTTCTCCACCACCGAGTCGTGATTTAAAAATTTCTTCACCGGTTGTCGCATTCAGGCAGGTCACAATTCCGGAAGACATATAATACAGACGTCCCTCGTAAACAACGGGCGTGCAATAACGATTACGATCCCGTCCGGACCAGACCACGTTTGCTGCAGAGACATCGCCCGATCCGCCGGCCTTCACCGCAATCGAACCTCCACTCCGGCCAGTTATTCCAAAAATCGAACCTTCGGCAAAGACCACACTCGAACTGAAAGAATCACTTGGAATCGCTTCACAGAACCAGCAGAGTTTTCCAGTCGCGGCATTGATGCCCCAAATTTCATACGGAGCCCCAATCACAATATCGGTTCGGTCATCCTCACCGGGAGTGACAATCGGCGTTCCCCAGACATCACCCAGCCCAGACGACTCGGCTTTCCAGAGTTCTTTGCCGGTTTTCTTATCCAAACCAACGACTGCACGTCCTTCCGGTCCTGCCGTCACAACCAGCGTGTCATCCACGACTATCGGACTCGATGCCGAGCCCCAACGCTTCGGATCAGAGTTGGTTCCAACTCCAGTTTGCCACAACTGATTTCCTTGCAGATCGAATGCCAAAGCCCCGCTCTTGCCAAAGAAGACATAAACGTTTTTCCCATCGGAAACGGGCGTATGCGAAGCATAACCATGCACGGGAACTCCCATGCCTGTGTATAGATCTTCCGGCAGCACTGCGGGGACTGTCTTTTCCCACAGTTGTTTTCCATTTTTTCGATCAAAGCAGAGCAAATGCCGCTTCAAATTTTGTGGATCTCCTGGCTCGGAACGGCTTAGACCATAGCCGGAATAACTCGTTACAAACACGCGTTCTCCGACCACAATCGGGCAAGAAACCCCAGAACCTGGCAACTCGGTCTTCCACTTCAGATTCTTTGTCGGGCTCCATTCTGCAAGAGTTTTCGCATCATCGGCTGCAATCCCCGAACCATTCGGCCCACGAAAACGAGGCCAGTCGCCGGCGTGACATACAGATACAGTGATGGACAATAACACCCCAACCGACATCAATGTGCAAATGTTTTTAGCCATCCTGATCATTTCTGTATTCCCCTGACAGATTTTCCGCGTCTGAAGCAACTTCATCAATTGATTAAACTTTGAAACACGAAAGCTGTTTCGTGGAATCTCGAAAATCGGCTGATTTTCTGGACATATCAATAAAGACTGCTCCCTCCAAATCAAAGAGGGAAACGGACAATTCCCCCGATCCGACTTGGCGATGACGAGTGAGCCGCAATAATAGAGCAAGCTCTTATTCTCTTGGGTGGATGGGGTCGGAGCGAAGCTTAGCCCCCAGATTCGTTAAACGTACTCGGGGCTTACTTTCATTTCGACCCTAGTTGTTCCATGAAAGCTTGGTGCTTTCACAGAAGCCACCCATGATTACATGGATAGATCAAATTAAATCTGAGCCTTGCTCAATAACAATACACGGAAAGTCAAAACGTATGTCACAACACCCCACGACCTTGCAGGAACTTCAGGAAAGTGGCTGGAAATCTCGAACTGTTAAAGAGGAGCTTCGTCAGAATTTTTTAAAGGCTCTTTCGACAGGAGAAGAACTGTTTCCCGGCATCATTGGATATGACAACACAGTCATTCCGGAAATCAGCATCGCCTTACTGGCCGAGCATGATATGCTTTTTTTAGGTGAAAAGGGGCAGGCGAAGAGTCGTATCATGCGTTCGCTAGTCCGCTTTCTCGATCCTGAAATTCCCTATCTCGATCATCCCGACATCCCTGTGCACGACGATCCGTTTCAGCCGATTACCGCTGCCGGGAAAAAATATCTCGCTGAATCAGAGCCTCAGGATGTCAAAATCGCCTGGTGGCCTCGCGAAGAACGCTACGCCGAACGACTTTCCCCGGGCACAAAATTTGCCGATGTCATTGGTGAAATCGATCCGTCAAAACTGATCGGCGGCGTGAGCATGTCGACCGAAAATGCTCTGCACTTTGGCCTGATTCCCCGTATGCATCGTGGCATTTTTGCCATGAACGAGTTGCCCGAACTCGATGAACTGGTGCAGGTCGGCCTGTTCAATATTCTTGAAGAACGCGATGTGCAGATTCGCGGCTACCCGATCAAATTTGACCTCGATATTCTAATTCTCTTCTCCGCCAACCCAGCCACTTACAACCGCAGTGGAAAAGTGATTCCTCAGTTGAAAGACCGCATCGGGTCGCTCATTCAAACGCACTATCCCCGCGATCGCGACTTGGGAATTCAGATCACTCAGCAGGAAGCCGGAATTCACGACGATGAAAATTATCCTGTTGTTGTTCCTTATTTCATGCGGGAAATTATCGAGCAGATCACTGTCCAGGCCCGGAAATCGAAATACATTGATCAGGACTCCGGCGTCTCTGCCCGATTCTCCAACGCGAACTATCGGACCATGATTGCCAGTGCTCGTCGTCGAGCCGTCTTGTTGAAGGAGCAGCCAGCTGTCCCTCGCATCAGCGATCTTGGCCATCTGACCGCTTCTTCATTGGGCAAACTCGAACTCGATTTGATGGGCAGTCATCAAATGCGGGAATCGCAGGTGCTCGAAGCGATCATTGCCGAAGCGATTCGCATCGTCTTTCAGGAGTACGTTGAAGAGCACGGCCTCGAAGAAATCTCACAGATTTTCGCTCGTGGCGTAAAAATCGAAGTCGGCGACCTGCTCCCCTCCAACCATTATGCAGAACGACTGCAGCATGTCCCCCCCATCTGGCAAAAAGCCTTCGAACTCAATGCCGCTGAGGATGACGCCGTCCGCGCATCCTGCGTTGAATTCGTACTCGCCGGTTTGCATGCGACGGATCGTATCAGCAGGGCTCAATATCACGGGCAGGTGACATATGAGATTGAGTAACTCCATTATTGAACTGAATCGTCGAAATATGTCTCCACTCTCTGACGAATTAATTCGACCAATTCCTCATCCATAAATTGGTAATCATCTGGAATATCCAGATTGACAATCTTTGGCAGGTTATTGTTGCGAAACATTTTCCGAATTCGAGAGCCGTATTCCGACTCCATGACAAAAATTATATCTGCCCATTCAACTGTTTTTGCGGTCACTGTTCGCGAACTCTTGTCACTCACTCCTGCTGACTGCACCTTGAAACGATCATCATTACGATAGATTGTTTCAGCAGTGGGGCTACGCCATTTATTACGACCACACACAAACAAAACGTTAATCATTGAAACTCAGCTTCATTCTCACCTCTCCCCTCTAATCACTCACCTTTTTTTCCAGTGCTTATCAGTAAAGTTCATAAACTGAGTCCAGTCATAGAGCGTCAATCCGTGTCCACCGCTGCGGACGTGATAGCCGATGTTGCCTTGTTGAACGGGTTCGTTCAGGGCTGGAATCTGATTCGTTCCAAGTCCGGTTTTCCCATAAATTTCGTAAGCGGTCGAGGCTTCTTTACAGGAGAGAAATTCGCCGCGGGGGTCGGCCCACAAATCTTCGTTGGCACTGGTGACGTAGAGTAACCGGGGAGCAGCCAGCGCGAGTAGCATGTGCTGGTCGACGGGTATTTCGGATTCGTTTTCGTTGTATTCGGAAAACTTTTCACAGAACCAGTGCGGAAAGGCGCGATTGATGCGGCCGACGGTTTCGCCATATTGACGACGGGACAGAGCAGCTCCCCCGCAGCCGGAGTTGTTGGAAACAACCATCGCGAAACGCTCATCGGTAGCACCGGCCCATAGCGATGTCTTGCCACCACGAGAGTGCCCAACGACAGCGACATGTTCGGCGTCAATCATGCGATCGGTCTCCAGGTAATCAAGCACACGACTTGCACCCCATGCCCAGGCTGCCAGAGTCGCCCAGGCATCATCATGACGTTCTCCCTCATCCAACACACCATGAATCCCATTTTGAAATTTGTCGTAATCATCGGGGTCGATATCGGCATTGTGAAAGGCAACCGCGGCATATCCACGAGCAACAATTTCTTCAGCGGGCCAGTATTCGATTTTATTCTCGCGCGTCGGATCGATATTCGTTTTGTCCCGATTGCATATCAACAAATACGCAGGCACTGGGTGTTCAGCGTCATTCGGAATGAAGATCACGACATTCACCGAGAGCGATTTGCCGTTATTCTCGAACGTAATTTTCACCTGCTTGCGGGTTGCCTTGCCATCCATCGCTTTGGGATCGACATCATAAACATCAAAGGACATCTGCTCAGGACGTCCGACAGGGTTTCTTCCGTAGACGTGCTTGCGGAAGAGTTCCAAAATCTCCGGACGGCGCGTCGATTCCCATTCTTTGACGGTCGTGACCTTCTCTCCAGCATCTGTTGTCAAAATGTCGGGGAGAGAATACTCGGGAACTTTTTCTTCGCTGTAAATAAAATCCCGTCCGCCATTATTCGAACTCGAACGGCTTTCAAACTTCTTGACTAAATCTGGATCAGCAGTCCAGCCTTTCGACTGATCCTCAGCTGACACAGTGCCACTTATTGAAAGTACACTCATTGCTAGAATGAAACTCACCGAAACAAGATTTCGAAACATGATTTCTTTTCCCCATGTGGACGTGTGACGTTTTGTCCTATAATAGACAAACTCCGAAACGCATTGAAGTCTGTCGATCATTCATATTGCCAGACTAATATACGATTCCTTCAACGAGAAATAAAAGCTATGGCTTCAGCAAAACATGGTGGCATCGTTCACACTTATCAGAAGTACGATCCCGTCAATCTCCCCAGCCCGACTCAACCGCCTCCCGATATGGTTTCTTCGGCTTTTGAACATTCACTGATGTTTGGAAATCATCGCAAGCTGACTCCGGAAGAACTGGCCAGGGCTGTAAAAATTGATCCGAGTCAAATCCAGGGATTCGGCCCCAGCCTGGAAACCATTCAGGCAATGCTTGAAGAACGCAAACGCAAAATCCTGGCGACTTACGAGACAGATACCGTTCAGGATCGAGCCGCTAAGCTATTGGTCGCCAAAGGTCGCGAACAGAAGCCGCCGAAGCCACTTGCTGAGAGATATCGTAAAGCGATCTTTCATGAACAGATTTACGAACTGGAACGACTCTGGTATGCCAACGATGATGAACACAATCCGTTTGCGCATCATTTATTGCAGGTCATGCAGACAATGGGGGATAAATATCAGGTCGATGAACTCGCTTCCAAGTACGACTTTACCGGTCGGGAATCGATGACCGTTTCCGAGGCACTCGAAATTAAAGAACAGCTCGAAAAGATCGATGAACTGCTTGAGCAAATAGCTGAAGCGATGGAAAACGCGACCATCGGCGTGATTGATATGGAAGCACTCGAAGAGTTTGCCGAGTCTGGCCAGATGGATGAATTGAGAAATCTGCAAAAGCAGGTGGAAGATTATCTCAAAGAAATGGCCGAGCGGCAGGGGCTGGAACTGGATGGCAATGGAGCCTTCCGACTGACTCCAGAAGCGTATAAAATCTTTCAGGGAAAACTGCTGTCGCGAATTTTCTCGAACCTGCAGGCTTCCCGCAGTGGGCGGCATCAGGGACCGATTGTCGGCGAGGGAGCTGTCGAAATGCAGCAGACCAAGCCTTACGAATTCGGCGACTCGATTACCCAAATGGATATGTCGCAATCGATTATCAACTCGATGTTGCGACAGGGAACCGATCAACCGCTCAAGTTTCGTAATGAAGATATCGAGATCCACAAAACCCGCAATTCTCCCAAGTGTGCAACGGTCGTAGTGATGGATGTCTCTGGCTCAACTCGCTACAACGGTCAGTATATGAATGTGAAACGGATGGCGCTGGCTTTAGATGGTCTTATTCGCAGTGAGTATCCGGGCGACTATCTACAGTTTGTTGAAATGGCATCGTTTGCGAAACCGGTGCCGAGGGGCGAGATCATCAATCTGCTGCCGAAGCCGGTGACAATCAGCGATCCCGTTGTGCAGTTGAAAGTCGATATGAGCCGGGTCGATGTCAGCGAGCCAATGATTCCGCCACACTTCACCAACATTCAACATGGGCTTCAGCAGGCCCGGCGATATCTGGCGACTCAGGATACGCCGAATCGTCAGGTGATCGTCATCACCGATGGACTTCCCACTGCTCACTTTGAAGAGAGTTGGCTTTATCTGTTGTACCCGCCACATGAGCGGACGGAAGAATTCACATTCCGAGAAGCGATGCTGTGTCAGCGGGAAGGGATCACGATCAATATTTTCCTGGTGCCGAGTTGGTCACAAACCGAAGAAGACATTCAATTTGCGCATAAATTGGCAGAAACTACACAAGGCCGGGTTATTTTTACTGCTGGAGATGATCTGGATCGTTTTGTGATCTGGGATTACGTTTCCAGAAAAAAAGAAATCCTCGGATAAAGATTTGACAGAACGGCCCTGCGGACGGCATTATCAATGTATCTGAGTTGGAGTGGTGCATACTGGACATCACTTCAAGATTAGATTTTAACCTCGCTCTATTGATATTGATGAAGTCGGGCTATGAACGAATCTATTGAAAAGATGACCCTCCGTGAAAAGTTGACCGAAGCCGATCGTCTGATGCGTGAACTGGTCGATCATCTCGACAATGGCTTCATTCCCAAAGCCCGTAATTTGAGCAGGACAATTCAGGAACATGGTTCCAATACGGAATCACTCTCCGACATGAGTGTTCGCCAGCATGCCGCTGAAATCATCGATGATCATCGCTTTTCTGAACGCCTCTATCAGAAAATCGGTGCCCTGCTGGTCGCGATTGATGGAGATGTTACGTTGATTCAGGAAGGTCAGTAAATCGGAATCCACTTGGATGGCTTCGGGCTAAGTAGTCTAATGCAAATCTATTATGCTCGAACCGATTGAAATTCAGTAAGTCGCTCTCCTGCT from Rubinisphaera italica includes the following:
- a CDS encoding low molecular weight protein tyrosine phosphatase family protein; translated protein: MINVLFVCGRNKWRSPTAETIYRNDDRFKVQSAGVSDKSSRTVTAKTVEWADIIFVMESEYGSRIRKMFRNNNLPKIVNLDIPDDYQFMDEELVELIRQRVETYFDDSVQ
- a CDS encoding dienelactone hydrolase family protein, with amino-acid sequence MFRNLVSVSFILAMSVLSISGTVSAEDQSKGWTADPDLVKKFESRSSSNNGGRDFIYSEEKVPEYSLPDILTTDAGEKVTTVKEWESTRRPEILELFRKHVYGRNPVGRPEQMSFDVYDVDPKAMDGKATRKQVKITFENNGKSLSVNVVIFIPNDAEHPVPAYLLICNRDKTNIDPTRENKIEYWPAEEIVARGYAAVAFHNADIDPDDYDKFQNGIHGVLDEGERHDDAWATLAAWAWGASRVLDYLETDRMIDAEHVAVVGHSRGGKTSLWAGATDERFAMVVSNNSGCGGAALSRRQYGETVGRINRAFPHWFCEKFSEYNENESEIPVDQHMLLALAAPRLLYVTSANEDLWADPRGEFLSCKEASTAYEIYGKTGLGTNQIPALNEPVQQGNIGYHVRSGGHGLTLYDWTQFMNFTDKHWKKR
- a CDS encoding outer membrane protein assembly factor BamB family protein; this translates as MAKNICTLMSVGVLLSITVSVCHAGDWPRFRGPNGSGIAADDAKTLAEWSPTKNLKWKTELPGSGVSCPIVVGERVFVTSYSGYGLSRSEPGDPQNLKRHLLCFDRKNGKQLWEKTVPAVLPEDLYTGMGVPVHGYASHTPVSDGKNVYVFFGKSGALAFDLQGNQLWQTGVGTNSDPKRWGSASSPIVVDDTLVVTAGPEGRAVVGLDKKTGKELWKAESSGLGDVWGTPIVTPGEDDRTDIVIGAPYEIWGINAATGKLCWFCEAIPSDSFSSSVVFAEGSIFGITGRSGGSIAVKAGGSGDVSAANVVWSGRDRNRYCTPVVYEGRLYYMSSGIVTCLNATTGEEIFKSRLGGGEVAEESSFGFGGGRGRGADYSSPVLADGKIYYVAANGLTYVMKASDTYEPLAVNRVTEDDETFNATPAISNGDLFLRSDKYLYCVGE
- a CDS encoding magnesium chelatase; translated protein: MSQHPTTLQELQESGWKSRTVKEELRQNFLKALSTGEELFPGIIGYDNTVIPEISIALLAEHDMLFLGEKGQAKSRIMRSLVRFLDPEIPYLDHPDIPVHDDPFQPITAAGKKYLAESEPQDVKIAWWPREERYAERLSPGTKFADVIGEIDPSKLIGGVSMSTENALHFGLIPRMHRGIFAMNELPELDELVQVGLFNILEERDVQIRGYPIKFDLDILILFSANPATYNRSGKVIPQLKDRIGSLIQTHYPRDRDLGIQITQQEAGIHDDENYPVVVPYFMREIIEQITVQARKSKYIDQDSGVSARFSNANYRTMIASARRRAVLLKEQPAVPRISDLGHLTASSLGKLELDLMGSHQMRESQVLEAIIAEAIRIVFQEYVEEHGLEEISQIFARGVKIEVGDLLPSNHYAERLQHVPPIWQKAFELNAAEDDAVRASCVEFVLAGLHATDRISRAQYHGQVTYEIE